One segment of Solanum stenotomum isolate F172 chromosome 1, ASM1918654v1, whole genome shotgun sequence DNA contains the following:
- the LOC125858950 gene encoding serine/arginine-rich SC35-like splicing factor SCL28, producing the protein MKDEFISLLIGAEKLLSPKLELGFSIPRKSNWGFGFSLHRETTRVMGRYRSRSRSLSRSYSPVRRKRHDEPRDRRRDRRSPGPSGLLVRNIPLSARPEDLRVPFERYGPIRDVYLPKNYHTGEPRGFGFVKFRYAEDAAEAKAHLNNTVIGGRDIRIVFAEDNRKTPKEMRKVLRTSGPSARGSYRRQSPPSRRYHSYSRSASPARRDSRDRDHEKNHDDDYYSPRRSRSKSRSISPRDDRNCRSKGRSSRQSRPMSRSNSPCIQKKGRFSMSPRDNSQIAHNVDSTPRRLKSPGRNGGISARSPSRSYSR; encoded by the exons ATGAAGGATGAATTTATTTCTCTCTTAATCGGAGCTGAGAAGTTATTGTCTCCAAAATTAGAGCTAGGGTTTTCAATTCCAAGAAAATCAAACTGGGGTTTTGGATTTTCTCTTCACAGAGAGACGACGAGGGTAATGGGAAGGTACAGAAGCCGTAGTCGAAGCCTTAGCAGAAGTTACAGTCCCGTGAGACGTAAACGCCACGACGAACCACGTGACCGGCGCCGAGACCGTCGCTCTCCGGGACCTTCTGGCCTTCTCGTTCGTAATATCCCCCTTAGCGCCAG GCCAGAAGATCTTAGGGTCCCCTTTGAGCGTTATGGTCCCATAAGAGATGTTTATCTTCCCAAGAATTACCATACTGG GGAACCACGAGGATTTGGCTTTGTGAAGTTCCGTTATGCCGAAGATGCAGCTGAAGCAAAAGCACACTTAAACAATACAGTTATTGGTGGACGTGATATTAGGATTGTTTTTGCTGAGGATAATCGAAAGACCCCTAAAGAAATGCGCAAGGTTTTACGCACAAG TGGACCTAGTGCTCGAGGCAGCTACAGGAGACAGAGTCCACCAAGTCGCAGATATCACT CTTACTCGCGCTCGGCTTCCCCTGCAAGACGTGACTCAAG GGACAGGGATCATGAGAAGAATCATGATGATGATTACTACTCGCCAAGGAGATCCAGGTCAAAGTCTCGGTCTATTTCTCCAAGGGATGACAGAAATTGTAGGTCGAAAGGAAGATCTTCAAGGCAATCAAGACCAATGTCAAGGTCAAATTCTCCATGCATTCAGAAAAAAGGCAGGTTCAGCATGAGTCCAAGAGATAATAGTCAGATTGCTCATAATGTGGACTCCACCCCAAGGAGGCTCAAGAGTCCTGGAAGAAATGGAGGCATCTCAGCCAGATCTCCCTCTAGGTCCTACAG TCGTTGA